In Nocardia sp. NBC_00403, one DNA window encodes the following:
- a CDS encoding O-acetyl-ADP-ribose deacetylase — protein sequence MVTLQLVRGDITEQTVDAVVNAANSSLLGGGGVDGAIHRKGGSEILDACRKLRASHYGKGLRTGQAVATTAGRLPARWVIHTVGPVWSATEDRSDLLASCYRESLRVADELGAGTVAFPAISTGIFGWPLSDGARIAVETVSAAVTAVREVWFVLFDERAYAAFAAQVAAR from the coding sequence ATGGTCACGTTGCAACTCGTGCGGGGAGACATCACCGAGCAAACGGTGGACGCCGTGGTCAACGCCGCGAATTCGTCGTTGCTCGGCGGTGGCGGAGTCGACGGCGCGATCCACCGCAAGGGCGGGTCCGAGATTCTCGATGCGTGTCGCAAGCTGCGCGCGTCGCACTACGGCAAGGGCCTGCGCACTGGGCAGGCGGTGGCGACGACGGCAGGTCGACTGCCGGCGCGCTGGGTGATCCACACGGTCGGTCCGGTGTGGTCGGCGACCGAGGACCGCTCGGATCTGCTGGCCTCCTGCTATCGCGAATCGTTGCGGGTGGCCGATGAATTGGGTGCGGGCACGGTCGCGTTCCCGGCCATCTCCACCGGTATCTTCGGTTGGCCGCTGTCCGACGGCGCCCGGATCGCCGTCGAGACCGTGTCCGCGGCGGTCACCGCTGTGCGCGAGGTGTGGTTCGTCCTGTTCGACGAGCGTGCGTACGCGGCGTTCGCCGCACAGGTCGCGGCGCGGTAG
- a CDS encoding DUF5988 family protein translates to MSNSVKAVLEGGPEDLPARIVPITPPGIELKVAFKGGYEHFKVTARHKDTSEGSLPVYEWTVRTEIAQ, encoded by the coding sequence ATGAGCAACTCTGTTAAGGCAGTCCTCGAGGGCGGGCCGGAGGACTTGCCGGCCCGCATCGTTCCCATCACACCACCGGGGATCGAGCTCAAGGTCGCGTTCAAGGGCGGCTACGAGCATTTCAAGGTCACCGCCAGGCATAAAGACACATCCGAGGGCAGCCTGCCCGTCTACGAGTGGACGGTGCGCACCGAGATCGCGCAGTGA